In a single window of the Pseudodesulfovibrio profundus genome:
- a CDS encoding pyridoxine 5'-phosphate synthase, producing the protein MPVLSVNVDHVATLRQARMGIEPEPVTAAYMAELAGATGIIVHLREDRRHIQDRDVELIKQTCNTRLHLEMAATKEMQGIALKTDPEFVCLVPEKREELTTEGGLNCIGREQELSDYLAPLHEKGIRSSLFIDADPKQIESARAIGTEYIEIHTGHFADAKEINARNAELEKIIQGIKLAQGIGLKVNLGHGLNYRNILAFKDVPGIKEYSIGHAIMAKAIYVGLDRAVRDMVETIRTFSD; encoded by the coding sequence ATGCCGGTACTTTCTGTTAATGTCGATCATGTTGCTACACTCAGACAAGCTCGTATGGGAATAGAACCAGAACCTGTTACTGCCGCCTACATGGCCGAGCTTGCTGGCGCCACAGGCATTATCGTTCACCTTCGGGAAGATCGCCGTCATATTCAGGACAGGGACGTAGAACTCATCAAGCAGACCTGCAACACCCGTTTGCATCTGGAAATGGCTGCAACCAAAGAAATGCAGGGTATCGCGCTAAAAACTGACCCGGAGTTCGTATGTCTGGTTCCTGAGAAACGTGAAGAGCTCACCACTGAAGGCGGTCTCAACTGCATCGGTCGTGAACAAGAACTCTCCGACTATCTGGCTCCACTGCATGAAAAAGGCATTCGTTCGAGCCTCTTCATCGACGCCGACCCCAAGCAAATCGAATCAGCACGAGCCATCGGTACAGAATACATTGAAATCCACACGGGCCATTTTGCCGATGCAAAAGAAATAAATGCCCGAAATGCAGAACTCGAAAAGATCATCCAGGGAATCAAACTTGCTCAGGGCATAGGGCTTAAAGTAAACCTCGGACATGGCCTCAACTACAGAAACATTCTGGCTTTTAAAGATGTCCCCGGCATCAAAGAGTACTCCATCGGGCATGCAATTATGGCCAAGGCCATCTATGTCGGACTCGATAGAGCCGTTCGTGATATGGTTGAGACAATTCGAACCTTCTCTGACTAA
- a CDS encoding holo-[acyl-carrier-protein] synthase — translation MIIGLGMDITEIPRIQSNWDTYGEKFAQKILTDKEIAELPKHPVPRLAALFASKEAAVKALGTGFAEGIHFKCVEILHSSNGKPYLTFLGAGLNKCRSMGVTNVHLTITHSRDMAAATVILEGTQS, via the coding sequence ATGATTATCGGTCTGGGGATGGACATTACAGAGATTCCCCGAATTCAGTCCAATTGGGATACTTACGGCGAAAAATTCGCTCAAAAGATTCTGACGGACAAAGAGATAGCTGAATTGCCCAAACATCCGGTCCCCCGGCTGGCAGCCCTGTTCGCTTCAAAAGAGGCTGCTGTAAAGGCACTGGGGACAGGTTTTGCAGAAGGCATTCACTTCAAATGTGTAGAGATTCTCCATTCTTCCAACGGAAAACCCTACCTCACCTTCCTTGGGGCAGGGCTGAACAAGTGTCGCTCAATGGGAGTGACTAACGTGCATCTCACCATAACGCATTCTCGCGACATGGCAGCCGCCACAGTCATATTGGAAGGAACACAATCGTAG
- a CDS encoding NAD(P)H-hydrate dehydratase gives MLKPLPTPAEMAEWDNRTIRDIGIPGLTLMESASREAVHVLLSEYGSVSGKKVFCFAGSGNNGGDAFAMARILIDLGAEVSVFHTKPKKQYRGDARTNLKWAQKLSISMVHLPSIQAPLPQPDIIIDGLLGTGFKDTLRESTLSIVREINRLGRRSFVLAIDIPSGLNGLNGVAQPEAVYANATATFQAPKLGLCLPSATKHVGCLHTCNIGIPKQIQSKHSTRHYLISDHALQSVRTPQQDMHKGTAGKVLVIGGSEGLTGAPHLTAIGALRSGAGLVTVTCPMGVCESVKANSPDIMTFPLGSGSEWEVSMAEILLEKVPEYDSVVIGPGLGRARKTVDFLKSFVAKCPARTIIDADGLYALAQHPQLLSELRNDTILTPHPGEMAKLINSTTEEIQRNRLNVAQQFVTACKSVLILKGAGTIVTDQDVTCLSPFSEPNLSVGGSGDVLAGVIGTMLAQGHTPRDAACIGVYWHGATGRLLKKNFPARGNLALDIANSLPKAVQQEL, from the coding sequence ATGCTGAAACCTTTGCCCACCCCGGCTGAAATGGCAGAATGGGACAACAGGACCATTCGTGACATCGGAATTCCCGGCTTGACGCTCATGGAAAGCGCAAGTCGAGAGGCTGTCCATGTTCTGCTTTCTGAATATGGTTCGGTCTCTGGGAAAAAAGTCTTCTGTTTTGCCGGGTCGGGCAATAACGGTGGCGATGCTTTCGCCATGGCCCGCATACTGATTGATCTTGGGGCTGAGGTCTCGGTATTTCACACAAAACCGAAAAAGCAATACCGTGGAGATGCGCGCACCAATCTCAAATGGGCACAAAAGCTATCCATTTCGATGGTTCACCTGCCCAGCATCCAAGCTCCCCTTCCCCAGCCCGATATCATCATAGATGGCCTACTCGGAACTGGTTTCAAAGACACACTGCGCGAATCCACACTTTCTATCGTAAGGGAGATCAATCGATTAGGAAGGAGAAGCTTTGTGCTGGCGATAGACATCCCATCCGGCCTCAACGGCTTAAATGGGGTAGCCCAGCCTGAAGCTGTTTACGCCAATGCTACGGCGACCTTCCAGGCGCCAAAGCTGGGATTGTGCCTCCCATCAGCAACGAAGCATGTCGGTTGCCTCCACACTTGCAACATAGGCATTCCCAAGCAAATACAGAGTAAACACTCAACACGCCACTATTTGATATCCGATCATGCGTTGCAATCTGTGCGCACTCCTCAACAGGATATGCATAAAGGAACGGCAGGCAAAGTACTTGTTATCGGAGGCTCCGAGGGGCTAACCGGTGCTCCCCACCTGACAGCTATTGGGGCGTTACGGAGTGGTGCAGGCCTCGTCACGGTGACATGCCCTATGGGAGTATGTGAATCAGTAAAGGCCAACTCGCCGGATATCATGACTTTTCCTCTTGGGAGTGGATCAGAATGGGAAGTTTCCATGGCGGAAATCCTGCTCGAAAAAGTCCCTGAATACGACTCTGTCGTCATAGGCCCGGGTCTTGGCAGAGCAAGGAAAACAGTTGATTTCCTCAAGTCTTTTGTTGCAAAGTGTCCAGCGCGAACAATTATTGATGCAGATGGATTATACGCCTTGGCTCAACATCCGCAGTTGCTATCTGAACTGAGAAACGACACCATACTCACTCCACATCCTGGTGAGATGGCGAAACTTATCAACTCGACGACTGAGGAAATCCAGAGAAATCGGCTGAACGTGGCGCAACAATTTGTTACGGCATGCAAATCAGTCTTGATTCTCAAGGGAGCCGGGACCATTGTTACCGATCAAGATGTGACCTGTCTCAGCCCATTCAGCGAGCCCAACCTCTCAGTCGGAGGCTCTGGAGATGTACTGGCGGGTGTTATAGGAACCATGTTGGCACAGGGACACACTCCCCGGGATGCTGCCTGCATTGGCGTCTACTGGCACGGAGCCACAGGCCGTTTGCTAAAGAAGAATTTTCCAGCCAGAGGCAATCTGGCATTAGACATAGCCAACTCACTGCCCAAAGCAGTACAACAAGAACTATAG